Sequence from the Maribellus comscasis genome:
CCTGAAGGTTTTTATCAACCATCACCAAGCCGTGCATTTGATAAGAAATACCAATTGACAGAATATTTTCAGTATTTACCCTGGTTTCGTTTAACACATCTTTTAACGCCATTTTAAGGTTAGTCCACCATAGTCCCGGGTCCTGTTCTGCCCATCCTGCCTGATGCGCGGTTATTTTCATTTCCTGTTTCGGGTAAAACGACGAGGCGATACAATTCCCGCTTTCACCTTCAATTAAGGAAACTTTTACCGAAGAACTTCCAATATCGAATCCAAGTAAATACATTTTTTAAACGTGTTATATTTATAATTTAAGTTGAACTGTTCTGTTCTGGTATGTTTTCAAAATTACGTTCAAAACTGAAGGTTTCAAAATTTTAAAAATATGTTCTTTAACATGTCAGACAGAGGAGCGCAATTTTAGCGTGGTAGGAACTTCAAACTGTACTTTTTCTCCCGAGCTTACAAATTCAGCTGCTTTTTGCCCCATTTGCTCAAAATCAGTGGAAATAACAGAAATTCCGTTTTTTACATATTTTTTCATAGGAGTTTCATTATATGAAATGACGCCAACTTCCCGGCCCGGTTCAAATCCTTTTTTAGCACATTGATCAAGAAAACCAGCCAGTGTACGGTCGCTCACTAAAAAATATAATCCTCCTTTTTTGATTTTAAATTGCTCCGGTTCAAAAATCAATTCGTGTTTTATCTGATAAGCAGCACAAAATTTTTTGAAATAATCGATTGTGATTTTTGGATGATAAGTAAACGGAGGGTAGAAAAAAGTGAACTCGTTATATTTTGATATTTTGGATATGTTTTGCTCAAGACATTTATAAACAGGATTGCCAAAATTTTGACAAACAAACGACTGAGAGGATGTTGAATGTATTTTCCAATCGATAATTAATAAATGTTCTTTGGGGATTTTTTTTATAATTCCCGGAACTTTTGGCGAGTCGAAGTTCATGACAATGTATTTGCTGTATTTTCCCAGACTTTCGTTGATGATTTTTTCAAAAACGCCAATATTATAATGATGAAAATGCAAATCAACACTGATGTTTTTGGGAAGGTGTTTCAAAAATGATCCGTAAAGAACTTCTTTGTATGCTTTGAAAGTGTCAAGAAACAGAAAGACTTTGGTTATATTTTTGGTCACAAAATATCCGCGATTGGGCACCGATTCTACAATTCCACGCTTTTTTAATTCTGCATAGGCTTTAAAAACAGTATCGCGTGAGAGTTGCGACTCCTTCATGATTTGATTAACAGAAGGTAACATTTCGCCTTGTTTTAACTGGTTTCGACTGATTGAATCAACTATCCAATCTACCAACTGTTGAAATTTTAAAACATTTGAATTGTCGTCGACTGTAAATTTGAATTTGCTCATTTGCAGAATTTAAATTTTGAAACAGAATAGTTGCTGTTCTGTTCTGTTCTACAAAACTAAAAATAAATTCGAATTAATCGGATTATTTGGAATTGAATGCAATAGATGTTCGGAAATAGCGTTTTAGGAAAAAGGATAGAGCATAGTTAAACTTTCTAAGTGGTTAAGTTTGGTCAGCAATTTTGTTTAACTGTCGGCTTTATCCTTTTTTTCTGAAGCAAAATTAAAATAACTTTACGTTTTTCGAAGTTTTATTTTGATATTCTTTACTAAAAATCAATAAAAATGCTACGAGACCTTATAATTAAAAACCGCAGTTACCGTCGTTTTGACTCTTCATTTAAAATTCCGGAAGAAAATTTAAAAAACTGGATTGAACTGGCGCGCTTTTCAGCCAGCGGGAGAAACATGCAGCCACTCAAATATTTAATTTCTACCAACGAAAAGACAAATGAACAGATCTTTCCAAATCTGGGATGGGCAGGCTATTTGTCCAATTGGAAAGGCCCGGCTAAAAACGAAAGACCTGTTGCATATATTATTGTTCTAAACGACAAATCACTGGCTACAAACTATTTTTGTGACGACGGTCTGGCCATGCAGAATATTTTGCTTGGCGCCGTCGAAGATGGCTTTGGTGGATGTATTATTGGCTCGGTAAACAAAGGCAGGGTTGCCAAGTTACTTGAATTACCGGAACATTTGGAGATACTGTGGATTATTGCTTTGGGGAAACCGGCAGAAGAAATTGTTTTAGAAGAGATGCAGGAAAATGATATAAAATACTGGCGCGATGAAAACGGTGCTCATCATGTACCTAAACGACCGGCAAAAGAAATAATATACAAAAAATTGTAAATGAAAAAGGATGGCAAAAGCCATCCTTTTATAGTTTAACTCCCAAAATATACTACCCCCTTATAAAGATTGCCTTAATTATATGGTTCGCCATTTTTGGGTTCTCTTTTAATCTGCGTGTGGAATATCCAAACCAATGCTTTCCAAAAGGTACGTAAACCCTCATTAAATGTCCCTGATCAACAATCGACTGACGTAATTCAGGAGTCACACCATAAAGCATCTGAAATTCGTACCTGTTTTTAGGCGTTTTGTATTTTTCCAATAGTTTGTTTGCGTTTTCAATCAGGAATTTATCATGAGTGGCAATGGCTGCATACATATTATTCTGCAGCATATATTCCAGATCTTCGAGAAAATGTTCCCTAACTTCCTGGTAATTTTTAAACGCAATTTTTGCGGGTTCAATATATATTCCTTTGCAGAGTCTGAAGTTTATCGGATTTTCGTCCGTGTTTAAATCTTGCAGACTTTTTATATCAGCCAAAGTTCGTTTCAGGTAAGCCTGCAATACCAACCCCACGTTTTTGGGAAATTTGGTCCGGAGTTTCCTGAAAATTTCTATTTCCATATCGACACATTGCGAATCTTCCATGTCAATTCTTACAAATGAGTTTCTTTCAGCTGCATGTTTTACAACTTCATGTACATAATTATAACAGGCCCCGGCGTCAATAAGTAAACCAAACATGGTAGGTTTTAACGAAAAACTACCTTTTATTCCTTCACTGGTAAATTCGTCAATAATTTTAATGTAGTAGTCTTTATTCTGCTCCGCCTCTTCTAGTGTTTCAATAAATTCGCCAAGCAAATCAACCGTTACTTCAATATTTTTTGCATTGAGCAATTTTGAAGCTAAAAGGCCTTCTTCGATGGTTTCACCAGCTATATACCTTTTTGAAAATACCCAGACCAGTTTTTTGGGCATATAAGGCAGGATGTTCGCAATCAACTTATTCAACATTATAAATTTTAAGTCGTTTGAAATAGAAATAGTTGTTGACGTAAAAATACTACTGCAAGCGTGCCTTTTTCAATGATGTTTATCAGCATAAACTTATGATTTAATGCAGGTTTTTTTTGAAATAAGTTGATTTATAATGAAGTAAAAAAAGTAGTGGATTCAGTTATTCGTTTTCATCTAAAAAATTATCTTTGTCAAACTTTATTTTTACACTTTAAAATTGTTAAAGAATGAAAGGAACATCATTAATCGTAAGCATTGTACTTTTTGTAGCAGTAGCTGTTTTGTATGTACTTCACTTTACCGGTTCAGGAGGCAACAGCCCTGAGATTGCAGAAACAAATGTTAGCAAATCTGAATCAGGAGGAGGTTTGAAAATTGCTTACGTAAAAGCTGACTCTGTTCTTTTAAATTATGACTTAGCTCAGGATCTGCATGACGATTTCTCAAAAAAACAGGAAGCTTACACCAGTGAGTATGGAACGAAAAGACAATCTTTTGAAAAAGAAGCCGCAGCTTTTCAGGAAAAAGTTCAGCGCGGAGGATTTTTAACCGAACAACGGGCAATACAGGAGCGCGATCGATTGTTGGGAAAAGAGCAGGAAATCCAAAAACTGGATCAGGAGTTATCGACAAAGCTGGCCGAATTGCAAACCAATAACAATCAACAGTTACTGGACAGTTTGATGGGCTATCTTGAAATTATAAATGCTCAAAAAAAATACGATTATATTTTTAGTGCTTCAAATATTTTAGTAGGTGATGAGGCGAACAATCTTACCGCTGATGTTTTGAAAGCTTTAAACGAAAGATATTCAGGGTCAAAGGAATAAAATATTAATATATATTTTTATTAAATCCGGGAACTTTCCCGGATTTTTTTTGCCCGTTTAGTTAGTTTTGTATTGAAATTACCTGATAATGTTTGCAGAAAAATATCTTTTGAAACAGGATAAGAAATCTTTAATCGGGATTGCGCCTAAAGCAGGGACGAAGCTGATTGTAGTAATTCCCTGTTATAACGAACCGGATATCTTGCAAACGCTGGTGTCACTTTCCGCCTGTAAAATTCCGGATTACCCTGTCGAAGTATTGATTGTTCTAAATCATTCAGAGACTGAAAATGATGTTATCAAGGATTTTAACTGGAAAACAAAAAAGCAGGTTGAATTCTGGCTTTCGGAGAACAAGTTTAGTAACATCACCTTTTATATTGTGGGCCCCGTTGAATTAAGAAAAAAATGGGCTGGGGCAGGGTTAGCTAGAAAAACAGGGATGGATGAAGCCTTGTTCCGCTTCGACTTACTCAAAAATCCCAACGGATTAATTGTTTCGCTGGATGCTGACACCTTAGTCGCTGAAAATTATTTTGTTGAAATTGAAAAACATTTTAGCGAGCATCCGAAAAACGTAGGAGCAACTATATCCTTTCAACATCAAACCACTGGGTTGGAAGCAAGGCATTTAAAGGGTATTCAACTTTACGAAAAATATCTTTGGTTTTATAAAAATGCAATTCATTTTACAGGGTATCCGTATTCCATGTTTACGGTAGGCTCTGCATTTGCGGTTAAAGCAGAGGCCTATGTAAAAAGAGGTGGAATGAACCGGCGGCAGGCAGGCGAGGATTTTTATTTTTTGCAGAATCTGGCTCAATTGGGTGAAGTAGGTGAAATTAGCACAACCAAAGTTTATCCCTCAGCCCGCTTGTCAGCCCGTGTTCCGTTTGGCACCGGTCCTATTCTTCAAAAGTGGATGAATGAAACTGAAGACCTCACCCAAACCTACAATTTTCAGGCTTTTGCAGATTTAAAGGAACTTTTTGATACGAAGGGCAAACTGTTCAAAATAAACAAAAAGGAATATGAGGCTGTAATTTCAAAATTACCGGAACCTGTTTTTGAATTTCTCCTGCATGATAATTTTTGGAAAGAACTAAACGACGTAAACAACAACTGTGCAAATCAGCAAACGTTTAAAAGGCGTTTTTTTCAGAAATTTAATGCGTTCAAAATTTTAAAATATCTGAATTTTGTTCACGAAGAATTTTATCTAAAGGCAAATCTTAATGAACAGGTTGACATACTAAATAGATATTTAAAATGAAAATATTTCGAAGTATTATTAGTATTGCTGTTTTAATTGCGTTTTCAGTTATAGCTTCTACTTGTCAGAAACAAAGCAGTTTTCTCTCTGAATACCGGGCACTCACTTATTCAATTCCGCTTGAAGGAAACTGCTGGCTTACAAATACAAGCCAAAATAATTCCAAAATTGATGAAGGTGGTTTAAAAAACTGGACAAATTCTAATGCTCAGGCGCAAATCTATTTCAAAACGGAACATAACGGAAAATTACAGTTGGCTTTGCTTGCTAAAGCTGTCTCCGGCCCGTCTGAACTGACCATAAAGCTGGAGGGCCAAACAAAGAATTGCTTCATTAAAAATACGGATTTTGACACCGTTTATGTTGGCAGTTTTAGTGTCGGGGAAGCCGGATACCACCAGGTTGATATTCGTGGATTAAAAAAAGAAGGCGAATATTTTGCAGAAGTGAAATCACTTTTAATTGGCGGAGAAGCGGCGGAAGGTAAGGTATATTTCGCAAAAGATGATTTTTACTGGGCTCGCCGGGGGCCTTCTGTTCACTTAAACTTTGAAGTCCCGGAAGATGCCGGTGACCTTAAGTATTTTTATAGTGAAATTACCGTACCTGAAAATAACGATGTTCAGGGATCGTATTTTATGGCTGATGGATTTGCCCAGGGGTATTTTGGAATGCAGGTAAACTCCTCCACTGAACGCAGAATATTATTCTCGGTTTGGAGTCCTTTCAAAACTGATAATCCCGGAGAAATCCCGGACGAGTATAAAATATCATTGTTAAAAAAGGGAGACGGTGTGTATACAGGAGAGTTTGGTAACGAAGGCTCGGGCGGCCAAAGTTATCTTGTTTTTCCGTGGAAAGCCGGGACAACTTATAAATTTCTGTTAAAAGGAAATCCGAGTGAGAAAGGGAAGACTGATTTTACTGCCTGGTTTTTTGCTCCTGAAGTTGGCGAGTGGAAGCTGATTGCAAGTTTTCGGAGGCCAAAAACAGATACCTATTTGACACACCTCTATTCTTTTCTTGAGAACTTTAAGACAGAAACCGGAAATATAACCCGGATGGCAAAATATTCAAATCAATGGGTTTATACCAGAACCGGGGACTGGAGAGAACTTTCAAAAATCAAGTTTACCGCTGATGCTACTGCCCGAAAAGAATCAAGAATGGATTATGCGGGAGGTGTTGAAGGCATTAATTTCTTTTTAAAAAATTGTGGCTTTTTTAGCAAAACAACACCCATCGATACTTTCTTTGAACGAGAAAAGAACGACAATCCACCTCAAATCAATTTTGAAGAATTACCATAAAAAAAGTCCGCCGGGATGCCCGACATTTTTCATTTAGTTGATTTTTAATTTTCGCAGGTCTTTAGCTACCTGAATTACGGGCCTTCTGTCAATTTTCAGAAAGTCGGCAAAAGAATCAGGCATTCTTCGGTAGTTTAATTTTGCTTGCAGAAAGACTTCACCTTCTATATTTTCAGGTATTTTAAAAGAGTACTTCTCTTTTCTGATTTCCAGCGGTTTTAATCGGTTTTCTATTTCTTTTACACAAAACCATTGAGCAAAAGTAAATTCTCCTTCGCTGTCGAGGAAGGCGCTA
This genomic interval carries:
- a CDS encoding nitroreductase family protein, which produces MLRDLIIKNRSYRRFDSSFKIPEENLKNWIELARFSASGRNMQPLKYLISTNEKTNEQIFPNLGWAGYLSNWKGPAKNERPVAYIIVLNDKSLATNYFCDDGLAMQNILLGAVEDGFGGCIIGSVNKGRVAKLLELPEHLEILWIIALGKPAEEIVLEEMQENDIKYWRDENGAHHVPKRPAKEIIYKKL
- a CDS encoding DUF3472 domain-containing protein; this encodes MKIFRSIISIAVLIAFSVIASTCQKQSSFLSEYRALTYSIPLEGNCWLTNTSQNNSKIDEGGLKNWTNSNAQAQIYFKTEHNGKLQLALLAKAVSGPSELTIKLEGQTKNCFIKNTDFDTVYVGSFSVGEAGYHQVDIRGLKKEGEYFAEVKSLLIGGEAAEGKVYFAKDDFYWARRGPSVHLNFEVPEDAGDLKYFYSEITVPENNDVQGSYFMADGFAQGYFGMQVNSSTERRILFSVWSPFKTDNPGEIPDEYKISLLKKGDGVYTGEFGNEGSGGQSYLVFPWKAGTTYKFLLKGNPSEKGKTDFTAWFFAPEVGEWKLIASFRRPKTDTYLTHLYSFLENFKTETGNITRMAKYSNQWVYTRTGDWRELSKIKFTADATARKESRMDYAGGVEGINFFLKNCGFFSKTTPIDTFFEREKNDNPPQINFEELP
- a CDS encoding proline dehydrogenase family protein yields the protein MLNKLIANILPYMPKKLVWVFSKRYIAGETIEEGLLASKLLNAKNIEVTVDLLGEFIETLEEAEQNKDYYIKIIDEFTSEGIKGSFSLKPTMFGLLIDAGACYNYVHEVVKHAAERNSFVRIDMEDSQCVDMEIEIFRKLRTKFPKNVGLVLQAYLKRTLADIKSLQDLNTDENPINFRLCKGIYIEPAKIAFKNYQEVREHFLEDLEYMLQNNMYAAIATHDKFLIENANKLLEKYKTPKNRYEFQMLYGVTPELRQSIVDQGHLMRVYVPFGKHWFGYSTRRLKENPKMANHIIKAIFIRG
- a CDS encoding OmpH family outer membrane protein, translating into MKGTSLIVSIVLFVAVAVLYVLHFTGSGGNSPEIAETNVSKSESGGGLKIAYVKADSVLLNYDLAQDLHDDFSKKQEAYTSEYGTKRQSFEKEAAAFQEKVQRGGFLTEQRAIQERDRLLGKEQEIQKLDQELSTKLAELQTNNNQQLLDSLMGYLEIINAQKKYDYIFSASNILVGDEANNLTADVLKALNERYSGSKE
- a CDS encoding glycosyltransferase family 2 protein, producing MFAEKYLLKQDKKSLIGIAPKAGTKLIVVIPCYNEPDILQTLVSLSACKIPDYPVEVLIVLNHSETENDVIKDFNWKTKKQVEFWLSENKFSNITFYIVGPVELRKKWAGAGLARKTGMDEALFRFDLLKNPNGLIVSLDADTLVAENYFVEIEKHFSEHPKNVGATISFQHQTTGLEARHLKGIQLYEKYLWFYKNAIHFTGYPYSMFTVGSAFAVKAEAYVKRGGMNRRQAGEDFYFLQNLAQLGEVGEISTTKVYPSARLSARVPFGTGPILQKWMNETEDLTQTYNFQAFADLKELFDTKGKLFKINKKEYEAVISKLPEPVFEFLLHDNFWKELNDVNNNCANQQTFKRRFFQKFNAFKILKYLNFVHEEFYLKANLNEQVDILNRYLK
- a CDS encoding winged helix-turn-helix domain-containing protein, which codes for MSKFKFTVDDNSNVLKFQQLVDWIVDSISRNQLKQGEMLPSVNQIMKESQLSRDTVFKAYAELKKRGIVESVPNRGYFVTKNITKVFLFLDTFKAYKEVLYGSFLKHLPKNISVDLHFHHYNIGVFEKIINESLGKYSKYIVMNFDSPKVPGIIKKIPKEHLLIIDWKIHSTSSQSFVCQNFGNPVYKCLEQNISKISKYNEFTFFYPPFTYHPKITIDYFKKFCAAYQIKHELIFEPEQFKIKKGGLYFLVSDRTLAGFLDQCAKKGFEPGREVGVISYNETPMKKYVKNGISVISTDFEQMGQKAAEFVSSGEKVQFEVPTTLKLRSSV